A genomic region of Sarcophilus harrisii chromosome 6, mSarHar1.11, whole genome shotgun sequence contains the following coding sequences:
- the LOC100927631 gene encoding N-acetyltransferase 8 isoform X1 — protein MEARPTDLDDGADGDGPLRVQVRPKAAGDEAALRELLEVVAAEMGSALGARMLWRPWFLLLLGCGFTLLATSSRSLLLPLLVLALLLAVGRPALAHVWALYAHQDMSLGLKAPGAPGFRFWVAEDTDGSVVGMVGVSGIGKSGDGELELRSLAVSHEHRGHGVGRALCQAVLAFARGSPGCRVVVLDTHMLHSPAQRLFSSLGFHPGPTCLQPTLSGFLADLPVTRYHYSLTGNRTEDNSPVGED, from the coding sequence ATGGAGGCCAGGCCCACAGACCTCGATGACGGTGCCGATGGTGACGGGCCTCTGCGGGTTCAGGTTCGGCCAAAGGCCGCGGGGGACGAGGCTGCCCTTCGGGAGCTCCTGGAGGTGGTGGCGGCTGAGATGGGGTCGGCCCTCGGAGCCCGGATGCTGTGGCGGCCGTGGTTCCTGCTGCTCCTGGGATGTGGCTTCACTCTCCTGGCAACCTCATCCCGTTCCCTGTTGCTGCCCTTGCTAGTCCTGGCGCTGCTCCTGGCTGTTGGCCGTCCCGCATTGGCTCATGTTTGGGCTCTGTATGCCCACCAAGACATGAGTCTTGGTCTGAAGGCTCCAGGAGCCCCAGGCTTTCGGTTCTGGGTGGCTGAGGACACAGATGGCAGTGTGGTGGGGATGGTGGGTGTGTCAGGGATTGGGAAGAGTGGAGATGGGGAGCTGGAGCTGAGGTCCTTGGCTGTAAGCCACGAGCATCGGGGTCATGGGGTGGGCAGGGCCCTGTGCCAGGCTGTGCTGGCCTTTGCCCGCGGCTCCCCTGGCTGCCGGGTTGTGGTGCTGGACACACATATGCTCCATAGTCCTGCCCAGAGGCTCTTCTCCAGCCTTGGCTTCCATCCAGGCCCTACATGCCTGCAGCCTACACTTAGTGGATTCCTGGCCGACCTCCCTGTCACTCGCTACCACTATTCCCTGACTGGCAACAGAACTGAAGATAACAGCCCTGTGGGTGAGGACTGA
- the CPXM1 gene encoding probable carboxypeptidase X1, with protein sequence MRAFLLTLTVLAQSSRFSPRLGAFPVFANSTSRLRTSENQVPSTPRPAISPDPTTSAPWSRTPKFQGPRTSRPSTPIPNIFTPRPGPPESLTPRIPWSSTFPAPATLTSRPGAQTTSVPRTTRPGTPAFRTPHTLTPMPGESKEEAKKKAKPKLRVKVRVVKKKKVVIKKKKKLVPTQPSPENQEITQDPEPGCPPLGLESLRVSDEQFQASSSQSYGLGAHRGRLNIQSGLEDGDLFDGAWCPEPEDDRPWLQVDAGRTARFTGVITQGRNSIWRYDWVTSYKVQFSNDTLTWWGTKNRSSGLDEVFPGNSDPDTSVLALFSQPQVARYIRLLPQTWLDGGAACLRLEVLACLLPDPNGLFPREPQLGSSDPLDFRHHNYKAMRQLMKKVNEQCPNITRVYSIGKSYQGLKLYVMEMSDKPGEHELGEPEVRYVAGMHGNEALGRELLLLLMQYLCLEFLRGNPRVTRLLTETRIHLLPSMNPDGYEIAYQKGSELVGWAEGRWTRQYIDLNHNFADLNTPFWEAEDEGLVPHKFPNHHLPLPAYYVMPNATVAPETRAVIDWMQRIPFVLSANLHGGELVVSYPFDMTRTPWEARELTPTPDEPVFRWLSTVYAGTSRAMHEPGRRPCHSEDFSQHGHVINGAEWHSVVGSMNDFSYLHTNCFEITVELSCDKFPHESELPQEWENNKDALITYLEQVRMGISGLVLDKDTEQGIPDAVIAVDGINHDVTTAPGGDYWRMLTPGDYMVTASAEGYHSATKGCRVSFEEGPTPCHFRLSKTPKQRLRELLAAGAKVPPDLRRRLDRLRGRGVRAGGAGR encoded by the exons ATGCGGGCGTTCCTGCTTACCCTGACCGTCCTAGCACAGAGCTCTCGCTTCAGCCCCAGGCTGGGGGCATTTCCAGTCTTTGCCAACTCAACTTCCCGCCTCCGGACTTCGGAAAACCAGGTCCCCTCAACCCCCAGGCCTGCAATTTCCCCGGACCCCACCACCTCCGCCCCATGGTCCAGGACACCGAAATTCCAGGGCCCCCGAACTTCTCGGCCCTCTACTCCCATCCCCAATATCTTTACCCCTCGTCCCGGGCCCCCTGAGTCCCTCACCCCTAGAATCCCTTGGTCCTCAACTTTTCCGGCTCCTGCTACTCTCACCTCACGACCAGGAGCCCAGACGACTTCGGTTCCTCGAACCACAAGACCAGGGACCCCGGCTTTCCGAACTCCCCATACTTTAACCCCGATGCCTGGGGAGTCCAAAGAGGAGGCGAAGAAGAAAG CAAAACCAAAGCTTCGAGTCAAGGTCCGTGTtgttaagaagaaaaaagttgtgatcaagaagaagaagaagttggTTCCAACTCAGCCTAGCCCAGAAAACCAAGAGATCACTCAGGATCCAGAGCCAG GCTGCCCACCCCTGGGACTGGAATCTCTTCGAGTCTCTGATGAACAGTTCCAGGCTTCTAGTAGCCAATCATATGGCCTGGGAGCCCATCGTGGAAGGCTCAACATCCAG TCAGGCTTAGAGGATGGGGATCTTTTTGATGGGGCCTGGTGCCCAGAGCCAGAGGATGATCGACCTTGGCTACAAGTGGATGCTGGTCGCACAGCTCGCTTCACCGGTGTCATCACCCAGGGCAGGAATTCCATCTGGAG GTATGACTGGGTCACTTCCTACAAGGTCCAATTCAGCAACGATACTCTCACCTGGTGGGGTACTAAGAATCGAAGCAGTGGACTGGATGAG gTGTTCCCTGGGAATTCGGACCCTGACACATCAGTGCTGGCACTGTTCTCTCAGCCTCAGGTGGCCAGATACATAAGGCTACTACCCCAGACCTGGCTAGATGGGGGTGCAGCCTGCCTCCGCCTTGAGGTGCTAGCCTGTCTGCTCCCAG ATCCCAATGGGCTCTTCCCTCGAGAACCTCAGCTTGGATCCTCAGACCCTCTGGACTTCCGCCATCACAACTACAAGGCTATGAGACAG CTAATGAAGAAGGTGAATGAGCAATGCCCAAATATCACGCGTGTCTATAGCATTGGAAAAAGTTACCAGGGTCTGAAGCTCTATGTGATGGAAATGTCTGACAAGCCTGGTGAACATGAGCTAG GAGAACCAGAAGTGCGGTATGTAGCCGGCATGCACGGGAATGAGGCACTTGGCAGGGAACTGCTTTTGCTGCTCATGCAATATTTGTGTCTTGAATTTCTCCGTGGGAATCCTCGGGTAACTCGGCTTCTCACTGAGACTCGCATCCACCTATTGCCCTCCATGAACCCCGATGGCTATGAAATAGCTTATCAAAAG GGCTCAGAACTGGTTGGGTGGGCCGAAGGACGATGGACCCGACAGTACATTGACCTGAACCACAACTTTGCTGACCTCAACACACCCTTCTGGGAAGCTGAGGACGAGGGACTGGTACCCCATAAGTTCCCCAATCATCATCTGCCACTGCCGGCTTATTACGTAATGCCTAATGCCACA GTGGCCCCAGAGACTCGGGCTGTGATTGATTGGATGCAGAGGATTCCGTTTGTGCTGAGTGCCAACCTGCATGGCGGGGAGCTGGTGGTATCCTATCCCTTTGACATGACTCGGACACCCTGGGAGGCGCGTGAACTCACCCCCACCCCTGACGAGCCCGTGTTCCGCTGGCTCAGCACTGTCTATGCAGGGACCAGCCGAGCCATGCACGAACCGGGGCGCCGACCCTGCCACAGCGAGGATTTCTCACAGCATGGCCACGTCATCAACGGCGCAGAATGGCACTCAGTCGTTGGGA GCATGAATGACTTCAGCTACCTCCACACAAACTGCTTTGAGATTACAGTGGAACTCTCCTGTGACAAATTCCCACATGAGAGTGAGCTGCCCCAGGAGTGGGAGAACAACAAAGATGCCCTTATCACCTACCTGGAGCAG GTGCGAATGGGCATTTCAGGGCTTGTGTTAGATAAAGACACAGAGCAAGGCATCCCAGATGCTGTCATTGCAGTGGATGGCATCAACCATGATGTCACCACAG ccccaggCGGGGACTACTGGCGGATGCTGACTCCCGGTGATTACATGGTGACAGCCAGCGCGGAGGGGTACCACTCGGCCACCAAGGGCTGTCGAGTCTCTTTCGAGGAGGGTCCTACTCCCTGCCATTTCCGTCTCAGCAAGACGCCCAAGCAGCGTCTGCGAGAGCTCCTGGCGGCAGGTGCCAAGGTGCCCCCTGACTTAAGGCGGCGGCTGGACCGCCTGCGGGGCCGTGGGGTGCGGGCAGGTGGCGCGGGACGCTGA